Proteins found in one Pelmatolapia mariae isolate MD_Pm_ZW linkage group LG7, Pm_UMD_F_2, whole genome shotgun sequence genomic segment:
- the LOC134631193 gene encoding transcription intermediary factor 1-alpha-like isoform X1: MDAMEKQESGHTAVLSVENEAESTREERSGALDRHDLDTCPVCHLSFHSKEPKLLPCLHTFCERCLPLPSRNLDVTEPSVSQSDDGATKPLNVIRCPVCRQECMAADVLDNMFVKESFEAPSSTVERAVQLCMTCDDNTEAAGFCVECVEYLCTTCVEAHQRVKFTKDHMIRQKSEVSQDVCVVSNQRPMFCHIHKQEPLKLFCETCDLLTCRDCQLTKHKDHSYQFLEDAYKNHKEHMEHMTHQLQEKKKLIEEVSDSINSGLLLVEQNRTSVRGEIKKSVSSLILAINKKGKILLDQLEAVTKDHESLLRKQQEDIGYLSQHLDHVIDFIKWATAKNGGTALLYCKRLILFQIENLLQAKCSASFVPQSTIRFQCRASYWASNVDLGTLMVESVPGHQLGGFHHEHTHSGQSSSGSPHSFALGAPHSTLAQLQMQVDKLNPQAHWQPQPPPPPCTWHQSIQLQQTVPGPLQRGSPSHSLPPQPDHRFTRPLPNHVSSTRSILSPGFSPQYQQRRTGSGSTYQTKPMDGFFSTPVYAQITPPPLSGSLSLPHSQQSTERTYMTRRTDSTGPMYTVKPNCPQGAETSLSSRNAPGHQSSVVYTPVSQKKTSSVFWKAPEIHQASGAVGSAAKKRQRSSPRPIIVIKDEPDDESSYVHPKQRASLPDSTDDQPQINSQGEDVQTCIHSTDNKPYCPSHTPSEPLGQSKTGPPTHISSVGEQQQVEQNKTQLEDSNEASCAVCQTTGQLLCCQKCHKAFHLTCHIPALLKSPSREWFCTFCCDLLLPEMEYVCKPEAKTIKKETDFEGAFSPVDKRKCERLLLYLFCSELNSVFQKSASLLVHADDSLTIKGPVSFSTVKNRLEAEQSMCYQSPAEFVFDIRLIFGNCVACRECQSNTELAVTCRRFKELFEDYLILIYPDQTFPEIKPEMIQTASPDCQDSQLQSLDNIFPLAKRQRTFSDSQDAPSCHSGEEGIGLKLQFS; this comes from the exons ATGGATGCGATGGAAAAACAGGAGTCGGGACATACTGCTGTCTTGTCAGTCGAGAACGAAGCAGAGAGCACGCGAGAGGAGCGGTCCGGTGCACTCGACCGACATGACCTGGACACGTGCCCCGTTTGTCATCTAAGCTTCCACAGCAAGGAGCCCAAACTTCTCCCGTGCCTGCACACTTTCTGCGAGAGGTGCTTGCCTTTACCGTCGAGGAATCTGGACGTGACGGAACCGTCCGTCTCCCAGAGCGACGACGGCGCGACCAAACCAC TAAACGTGATCCGCTGTCcggtgtgcaggcaggaatgtATGGCGGCAGATGTGTTGGATAATATGTTCGTGAAGGAGTCATTCGAGGCTCCCAGCAGCACAGTGGAGAGAGCAGTCCAG CTCTGTATGACCTGCGATGACAACACAGAAGCTGCTGGGTTTTGTGTTGAGTGTGTGGAGTACTTGTGTACCACCTGTGTGGAGGCCCACCAAAGAGTCAAATTCACCAAAGACCATATGATCAGACAGAAGTCGGAAGTATCACAGG ACGTTTGTGTTGTGTCGAATCAGAGGCCGATGTTCTGTCATATCCACAAACAAGAGCCACTGAAACTCTTTTGTGAGACATGTGACCTGCTTACCTGTCGGGACTGCCAACTCACCAAGCATAAAGACCACAG TTATCAGTTCCTTGAAGATGCttataaaaaccacaaagagcACATGGAGCATATGACTCATCAGTTacaggagaaaaagaaactgaTAGAAGAGGTATCAGACTCCATAAATAGTGG ACTTCTTCTGGTGGAACAGAACCGTACTTCTGTTCGTggtgaaataaagaaatctgtcagcagtTTAATCCTCGCGATAAACAAAAAGGGCAAAATTCTACTTGATCAACTTGAG gcTGTTACAAAAGATCATGAGAGTCTCTTGCGTAAACAACAGGAAGACATTGGCTATCTCTCCCAACACCTGGATCATGTCATTGACTTCATCAAATGGGCCACAGCCAAGAATGGGGGCACGGCCCTCTTGTACTGTAAACGTTTG ATTCTGTTTCAGATCGAAAACCTCCTTCAGGCAAAATGCAGTGCTTCATTCGTACCGCAGAGCACCATACGCTTCCAGTGCCGAGCCTCTTACTGGGCCTCAAATGTTGATTTGG GCACTTTAATGGTGGAGAGTGTACCAGGCCACCAGCTGGGTGGTTTTCATCATGAGCACACCCACAGTGGGCAGAGTTCCTCAGGCTCACCCCACAGCTTTGCCCTGGGAGCTCCCCATAGCACTCTGGCTCAGCTCCAGATGCAGGTGGACAAGCTAAATCCCCAAGCTCACTGGCAGCCCcaaccacctcctccaccctgcACATGGCACCAAAGCATCCAACTACAGCAAACAGTCCCAGGGCCCCTACAGAGAGGCTCTCCCTCCCACAGTTTGCCTCCCCAACCAGACCACAGGTTTACGAGGCCTCTGCCCAACCATGTTAGCTCAACTAGGAGCATACTGAGCCCTGGATTTTCTCCCCAG TATCAGCAGAGAAGGACAGGAAGTGGCTCCACCTACCAAACCAAGCCCATGGATGGATTTTTCTCTACACCTGTCTATGCACAAATAACTCCACCACCCCTCAGTGGTAGTCTCAGTTTACCTCATTCACAACAGAGC ACTGAGCGCACATATATGACCAGGAGAACTGATTCAACTGGTCCAATGTATACAGTGAAACCAAACTGTCCTCAGGGAGCAGAAACTTCCTTGTCAAGCAGAAATG CACCAGGACATCAAAGTTCAGTGGTGTACACTCCAGTATCCCAGAAAAAAACAAG CAGCGTTTTTTGGAAAGCCCCAGAAATACACCAGGCTAGTGGAGCAGTGGGATCTGCTGCAAAGAAGAGACAACGATCATCTCCAAGGCCTATAATTGTCATCAAAGATGAGCCAGATGATGAAAGTAGTTAT gtACATCCCAAACAAAGAGCCAGCCTCCCCGACAGCACAGATGACCAACCCCAAATAAATTCCCAAGGTGAAGATGTCCAGACTTGTATACATAGCACAGACAACAAACCCTATTGCCCTTCACACACTCCAAGTGAGCCACTGGGCCAGAGTAAGACTGGACCTCCAACTCATATCAGTTCAGTGGGGGAACAGCAGCAGGTAGAGCAAAATAAAACCCAACTGGAAGACTCTAATGAGGCCTCGTGTGCTGTGTGTCAGACTACAGGACAGCTGTTGTGCTGCCAAAAATGTCATAAAGCTTTTCATCTGACGTGCCACATTCCAGCTCTCCTCAAATCTCCAAG CAGGGAATGGTTTTGCACTTTCTGTTGTGACCTGTTATTGCCTGAGATGGAGTATGTCTGCAAACCTGAAGCCAAAACGATAAAGAAGGAGACGGATTTTGAAGGAGCATTTTCCCCTGTGGACAAACGA AAGTGTGAGAGGCTGTTGCTGTACTTGTTTTGCAGTGAGCTCAACTCAGTCTTTCAAAAGTCTGCATCTCTCTTG GTACATGCTGATGACAGTCTGACTATAAAGGGACCAGTGAGTTTTTCCACAGTGAAAAACCGTCTAGAGGCTGAGCAGAGTATGTGCTATCAAAGCCCCGCAGAGTTTGTATTCGACATCAGGCTCATCTTTGGAAATTGTGTGGCCTGCAGGGAG TGCCAGAGTAACACTGAACTTGCCGTGACATGTAGGAGATTTAAAGAACTCTTTGAAGATTATCTGATTCTCATCTACCCTGATCAGACCTTTCCAGAAATCAAACCAGAGATGATTCAGACTGCTTCACCCGATTGTCAAGATTCTCAACTCCAGTCTCTTGACAATATATTCCCACTTGCAAAACGCCAACGCACATTTTCAGATTCCCAGGATGCACCAAGCTGTCACAGTGGAGAAGAGGGTATTGGATTAAAGCTCCAATTTTCCTAA
- the LOC134631193 gene encoding transcription intermediary factor 1-alpha-like isoform X3, protein MDAMEKQESGHTAVLSVENEAESTREERSGALDRHDLDTCPVCHLSFHSKEPKLLPCLHTFCERCLPLPSRNLDVTEPSVSQSDDGATKPLNVIRCPVCRQECMAADVLDNMFVKESFEAPSSTVERAVQLCMTCDDNTEAAGFCVECVEYLCTTCVEAHQRVKFTKDHMIRQKSEVSQDVCVVSNQRPMFCHIHKQEPLKLFCETCDLLTCRDCQLTKHKDHSYQFLEDAYKNHKEHMEHMTHQLQEKKKLIEEVSDSINSGLLLVEQNRTSVRGEIKKSVSSLILAINKKGKILLDQLEAVTKDHESLLRKQQEDIGYLSQHLDHVIDFIKWATAKNGGTALLYCKRLILFQIENLLQAKCSASFVPQSTIRFQCRASYWASNVDLGTLMVESVPGHQLGGFHHEHTHSGQSSSGSPHSFALGAPHSTLAQLQMQVDKLNPQAHWQPQPPPPPCTWHQSIQLQQTVPGPLQRGSPSHSLPPQPDHRFTRPLPNHVSSTRSILSPGFSPQYQQRRTGSGSTYQTKPMDGFFSTPVYAQITPPPLSGSLSLPHSQQSTERTYMTRRTDSTGPMYTVKPNCPQGAETSLSSRNAPGHQSSVVYTPVSQKKTSSVFWKAPEIHQASGAVGSAAKKRQRSSPRPIIVIKDEPDDESSYVHPKQRASLPDSTDDQPQINSQGEDVQTCIHSTDNKPYCPSHTPSEPLGQSKTGPPTHISSVGEQQQVEQNKTQLEDSNEASCAVCQTTGQLLCCQKCHKAFHLTCHIPALLKSPREWFCTFCCDLLLPEMEYVCKPEAKTIKKETDFEGAFSPVDKRKCERLLLYLFCSELNSVFQKSASLLVHADDSLTIKGPVSFSTVKNRLEAEQSMCYQSPAEFVFDIRLIFGNCVACRECQSNTELAVTCRRFKELFEDYLILIYPDQTFPEIKPEMIQTASPDCQDSQLQSLDNIFPLAKRQRTFSDSQDAPSCHSGEEGIGLKLQFS, encoded by the exons ATGGATGCGATGGAAAAACAGGAGTCGGGACATACTGCTGTCTTGTCAGTCGAGAACGAAGCAGAGAGCACGCGAGAGGAGCGGTCCGGTGCACTCGACCGACATGACCTGGACACGTGCCCCGTTTGTCATCTAAGCTTCCACAGCAAGGAGCCCAAACTTCTCCCGTGCCTGCACACTTTCTGCGAGAGGTGCTTGCCTTTACCGTCGAGGAATCTGGACGTGACGGAACCGTCCGTCTCCCAGAGCGACGACGGCGCGACCAAACCAC TAAACGTGATCCGCTGTCcggtgtgcaggcaggaatgtATGGCGGCAGATGTGTTGGATAATATGTTCGTGAAGGAGTCATTCGAGGCTCCCAGCAGCACAGTGGAGAGAGCAGTCCAG CTCTGTATGACCTGCGATGACAACACAGAAGCTGCTGGGTTTTGTGTTGAGTGTGTGGAGTACTTGTGTACCACCTGTGTGGAGGCCCACCAAAGAGTCAAATTCACCAAAGACCATATGATCAGACAGAAGTCGGAAGTATCACAGG ACGTTTGTGTTGTGTCGAATCAGAGGCCGATGTTCTGTCATATCCACAAACAAGAGCCACTGAAACTCTTTTGTGAGACATGTGACCTGCTTACCTGTCGGGACTGCCAACTCACCAAGCATAAAGACCACAG TTATCAGTTCCTTGAAGATGCttataaaaaccacaaagagcACATGGAGCATATGACTCATCAGTTacaggagaaaaagaaactgaTAGAAGAGGTATCAGACTCCATAAATAGTGG ACTTCTTCTGGTGGAACAGAACCGTACTTCTGTTCGTggtgaaataaagaaatctgtcagcagtTTAATCCTCGCGATAAACAAAAAGGGCAAAATTCTACTTGATCAACTTGAG gcTGTTACAAAAGATCATGAGAGTCTCTTGCGTAAACAACAGGAAGACATTGGCTATCTCTCCCAACACCTGGATCATGTCATTGACTTCATCAAATGGGCCACAGCCAAGAATGGGGGCACGGCCCTCTTGTACTGTAAACGTTTG ATTCTGTTTCAGATCGAAAACCTCCTTCAGGCAAAATGCAGTGCTTCATTCGTACCGCAGAGCACCATACGCTTCCAGTGCCGAGCCTCTTACTGGGCCTCAAATGTTGATTTGG GCACTTTAATGGTGGAGAGTGTACCAGGCCACCAGCTGGGTGGTTTTCATCATGAGCACACCCACAGTGGGCAGAGTTCCTCAGGCTCACCCCACAGCTTTGCCCTGGGAGCTCCCCATAGCACTCTGGCTCAGCTCCAGATGCAGGTGGACAAGCTAAATCCCCAAGCTCACTGGCAGCCCcaaccacctcctccaccctgcACATGGCACCAAAGCATCCAACTACAGCAAACAGTCCCAGGGCCCCTACAGAGAGGCTCTCCCTCCCACAGTTTGCCTCCCCAACCAGACCACAGGTTTACGAGGCCTCTGCCCAACCATGTTAGCTCAACTAGGAGCATACTGAGCCCTGGATTTTCTCCCCAG TATCAGCAGAGAAGGACAGGAAGTGGCTCCACCTACCAAACCAAGCCCATGGATGGATTTTTCTCTACACCTGTCTATGCACAAATAACTCCACCACCCCTCAGTGGTAGTCTCAGTTTACCTCATTCACAACAGAGC ACTGAGCGCACATATATGACCAGGAGAACTGATTCAACTGGTCCAATGTATACAGTGAAACCAAACTGTCCTCAGGGAGCAGAAACTTCCTTGTCAAGCAGAAATG CACCAGGACATCAAAGTTCAGTGGTGTACACTCCAGTATCCCAGAAAAAAACAAG CAGCGTTTTTTGGAAAGCCCCAGAAATACACCAGGCTAGTGGAGCAGTGGGATCTGCTGCAAAGAAGAGACAACGATCATCTCCAAGGCCTATAATTGTCATCAAAGATGAGCCAGATGATGAAAGTAGTTAT gtACATCCCAAACAAAGAGCCAGCCTCCCCGACAGCACAGATGACCAACCCCAAATAAATTCCCAAGGTGAAGATGTCCAGACTTGTATACATAGCACAGACAACAAACCCTATTGCCCTTCACACACTCCAAGTGAGCCACTGGGCCAGAGTAAGACTGGACCTCCAACTCATATCAGTTCAGTGGGGGAACAGCAGCAGGTAGAGCAAAATAAAACCCAACTGGAAGACTCTAATGAGGCCTCGTGTGCTGTGTGTCAGACTACAGGACAGCTGTTGTGCTGCCAAAAATGTCATAAAGCTTTTCATCTGACGTGCCACATTCCAGCTCTCCTCAAATCTCCAAG GGAATGGTTTTGCACTTTCTGTTGTGACCTGTTATTGCCTGAGATGGAGTATGTCTGCAAACCTGAAGCCAAAACGATAAAGAAGGAGACGGATTTTGAAGGAGCATTTTCCCCTGTGGACAAACGA AAGTGTGAGAGGCTGTTGCTGTACTTGTTTTGCAGTGAGCTCAACTCAGTCTTTCAAAAGTCTGCATCTCTCTTG GTACATGCTGATGACAGTCTGACTATAAAGGGACCAGTGAGTTTTTCCACAGTGAAAAACCGTCTAGAGGCTGAGCAGAGTATGTGCTATCAAAGCCCCGCAGAGTTTGTATTCGACATCAGGCTCATCTTTGGAAATTGTGTGGCCTGCAGGGAG TGCCAGAGTAACACTGAACTTGCCGTGACATGTAGGAGATTTAAAGAACTCTTTGAAGATTATCTGATTCTCATCTACCCTGATCAGACCTTTCCAGAAATCAAACCAGAGATGATTCAGACTGCTTCACCCGATTGTCAAGATTCTCAACTCCAGTCTCTTGACAATATATTCCCACTTGCAAAACGCCAACGCACATTTTCAGATTCCCAGGATGCACCAAGCTGTCACAGTGGAGAAGAGGGTATTGGATTAAAGCTCCAATTTTCCTAA
- the LOC134631194 gene encoding aldo-keto reductase family 1 member D1-like: MVQGSWPIYGLALREVRCSSIVHILDTNMNLTAESHRIPLSDGNSIPLLGLGTYGDPQTTPKGTACDCVKLAIDVGYRHFDGALVYFNEHEVGQAIREKIADGTVRREDIFYCGKLWNTFHPPELVRPALEKTLKALKLDYVDLYVIELPMAFKPGKAFYPKDQDGNYIYHHTDLCATWEALEACKDAGLVKSLGVSNFNRRQLELLLNKPGLKHKPVSNQVECHPYFTQPKLLEYCRHNDIVIVGYCPIGSSRDASWVNLKCPPLLDDEVLVSIGKKYNKSSAQVALRFNIQRGVVVIPKSFNPERIKHNFQIFDFSLTEEEMKAIEALNKNIRFVELLMWSDHPEYPFHDEY, encoded by the exons ATGGTTCAAGGTTCATGGCCAATCTATGGGTTAGCCTTGAGAGAAGTGCGCTGCAGTTCAATTGTCCACATTTTGGACACAAACATGAATCTAACAGCGGAAAGCCACAGAATCCCTTTGAGTGATGGTAACAGTATTCCACTCCTGGGACTGGGCACCTATGGGGACCCTCAAACG ACACCCAAAGGCACTGCATGTGACTGTGTCAAGCTGGCCATAGATGTGGGCTACAGGCACTTTGATGGGGCGTTGGTATATTTCAATGAGCATGAAGTGGGTCAGGCCATTAGGGAGAAGATAGCTGATGGAACCGTTAGAAGAGAGGACATCTTTTACTGCGGAAAG CTCTGGAATACCTTCCATCCACCAGAGTTGGTGAGACCAGCCTTAGAGAAGACACTGAAAGCCTTAAAACTGGACTATGTGGATCTCTACGTCATTGAGCTTCCAATGGCCTTCAAG CCTGGAAAGGCCTTTTATCCAAAGGACCAAGATGGAAACTACATCTACCACCACACAGATCTCTGTGCAACATGGGAG gCTTTAGAGGCTTGCAAAGATGCTGGACTGGTTAAGTCCCTGGGAGTCTCCAACTTCAATCGCAGGCAGCTGGAGCTGCTTCTGAATAAACCTGGTCTCAAACACAAACCCGTATCCAACCAG GTCGAATGCCACCCATATTTCACACAACCAAAACTTCTGGAGTACTGTCGTCACAATGACATCGTGATTGTTGGCTATTGCCCAATTGGCTCCTCCAGAGATGCATCTTG GGTGAATTTGAAATGTCCTCCTCTGCTGGACGATGAGGTGCTTGTATCCATTgggaaaaaatacaacaaaagtaGTGCCCAGGTGGCCCTGCGCTTCAACATACAGAGAGGAGTTGTAGTGATCCCAAAGAGCTTCAACCCTGAGCGGATCAAACATAACTTCCAG atatttgaTTTTTCACTGACTGAGGAAGAAATGAAAGCCATTGAAGCACTGAACAAAAATATTCGGTTTGTTGAGTTGCTGAT gtGGAGTGATCATCCGGAGTACCCCTTTCATGATGAATACTGA
- the LOC134631193 gene encoding transcription intermediary factor 1-alpha-like isoform X2, with product MDAMEKQESGHTAVLSVENEAESTREERSGALDRHDLDTCPVCHLSFHSKEPKLLPCLHTFCERCLPLPSRNLDVTEPSVSQSDDGATKPLNVIRCPVCRQECMAADVLDNMFVKESFEAPSSTVERAVQLCMTCDDNTEAAGFCVECVEYLCTTCVEAHQRVKFTKDHMIRQKSEVSQDVCVVSNQRPMFCHIHKQEPLKLFCETCDLLTCRDCQLTKHKDHSYQFLEDAYKNHKEHMEHMTHQLQEKKKLIEEVSDSINSGLLLVEQNRTSVRGEIKKSVSSLILAINKKGKILLDQLEAVTKDHESLLRKQQEDIGYLSQHLDHVIDFIKWATAKNGGTALLYCKRLILFQIENLLQAKCSASFVPQSTIRFQCRASYWASNVDLGTLMVESVPGHQLGGFHHEHTHSGQSSSGSPHSFALGAPHSTLAQLQMQVDKLNPQAHWQPQPPPPPCTWHQSIQLQQTVPGPLQRGSPSHSLPPQPDHRFTRPLPNHVSSTRSILSPGFSPQYQQRRTGSGSTYQTKPMDGFFSTPVYAQITPPPLSGSLSLPHSQQSTERTYMTRRTDSTGPMYTVKPNCPQGAETSLSSRNAPGHQSSVVYTPVSQKKTSVFWKAPEIHQASGAVGSAAKKRQRSSPRPIIVIKDEPDDESSYVHPKQRASLPDSTDDQPQINSQGEDVQTCIHSTDNKPYCPSHTPSEPLGQSKTGPPTHISSVGEQQQVEQNKTQLEDSNEASCAVCQTTGQLLCCQKCHKAFHLTCHIPALLKSPSREWFCTFCCDLLLPEMEYVCKPEAKTIKKETDFEGAFSPVDKRKCERLLLYLFCSELNSVFQKSASLLVHADDSLTIKGPVSFSTVKNRLEAEQSMCYQSPAEFVFDIRLIFGNCVACRECQSNTELAVTCRRFKELFEDYLILIYPDQTFPEIKPEMIQTASPDCQDSQLQSLDNIFPLAKRQRTFSDSQDAPSCHSGEEGIGLKLQFS from the exons ATGGATGCGATGGAAAAACAGGAGTCGGGACATACTGCTGTCTTGTCAGTCGAGAACGAAGCAGAGAGCACGCGAGAGGAGCGGTCCGGTGCACTCGACCGACATGACCTGGACACGTGCCCCGTTTGTCATCTAAGCTTCCACAGCAAGGAGCCCAAACTTCTCCCGTGCCTGCACACTTTCTGCGAGAGGTGCTTGCCTTTACCGTCGAGGAATCTGGACGTGACGGAACCGTCCGTCTCCCAGAGCGACGACGGCGCGACCAAACCAC TAAACGTGATCCGCTGTCcggtgtgcaggcaggaatgtATGGCGGCAGATGTGTTGGATAATATGTTCGTGAAGGAGTCATTCGAGGCTCCCAGCAGCACAGTGGAGAGAGCAGTCCAG CTCTGTATGACCTGCGATGACAACACAGAAGCTGCTGGGTTTTGTGTTGAGTGTGTGGAGTACTTGTGTACCACCTGTGTGGAGGCCCACCAAAGAGTCAAATTCACCAAAGACCATATGATCAGACAGAAGTCGGAAGTATCACAGG ACGTTTGTGTTGTGTCGAATCAGAGGCCGATGTTCTGTCATATCCACAAACAAGAGCCACTGAAACTCTTTTGTGAGACATGTGACCTGCTTACCTGTCGGGACTGCCAACTCACCAAGCATAAAGACCACAG TTATCAGTTCCTTGAAGATGCttataaaaaccacaaagagcACATGGAGCATATGACTCATCAGTTacaggagaaaaagaaactgaTAGAAGAGGTATCAGACTCCATAAATAGTGG ACTTCTTCTGGTGGAACAGAACCGTACTTCTGTTCGTggtgaaataaagaaatctgtcagcagtTTAATCCTCGCGATAAACAAAAAGGGCAAAATTCTACTTGATCAACTTGAG gcTGTTACAAAAGATCATGAGAGTCTCTTGCGTAAACAACAGGAAGACATTGGCTATCTCTCCCAACACCTGGATCATGTCATTGACTTCATCAAATGGGCCACAGCCAAGAATGGGGGCACGGCCCTCTTGTACTGTAAACGTTTG ATTCTGTTTCAGATCGAAAACCTCCTTCAGGCAAAATGCAGTGCTTCATTCGTACCGCAGAGCACCATACGCTTCCAGTGCCGAGCCTCTTACTGGGCCTCAAATGTTGATTTGG GCACTTTAATGGTGGAGAGTGTACCAGGCCACCAGCTGGGTGGTTTTCATCATGAGCACACCCACAGTGGGCAGAGTTCCTCAGGCTCACCCCACAGCTTTGCCCTGGGAGCTCCCCATAGCACTCTGGCTCAGCTCCAGATGCAGGTGGACAAGCTAAATCCCCAAGCTCACTGGCAGCCCcaaccacctcctccaccctgcACATGGCACCAAAGCATCCAACTACAGCAAACAGTCCCAGGGCCCCTACAGAGAGGCTCTCCCTCCCACAGTTTGCCTCCCCAACCAGACCACAGGTTTACGAGGCCTCTGCCCAACCATGTTAGCTCAACTAGGAGCATACTGAGCCCTGGATTTTCTCCCCAG TATCAGCAGAGAAGGACAGGAAGTGGCTCCACCTACCAAACCAAGCCCATGGATGGATTTTTCTCTACACCTGTCTATGCACAAATAACTCCACCACCCCTCAGTGGTAGTCTCAGTTTACCTCATTCACAACAGAGC ACTGAGCGCACATATATGACCAGGAGAACTGATTCAACTGGTCCAATGTATACAGTGAAACCAAACTGTCCTCAGGGAGCAGAAACTTCCTTGTCAAGCAGAAATG CACCAGGACATCAAAGTTCAGTGGTGTACACTCCAGTATCCCAGAAAAAAACAAG CGTTTTTTGGAAAGCCCCAGAAATACACCAGGCTAGTGGAGCAGTGGGATCTGCTGCAAAGAAGAGACAACGATCATCTCCAAGGCCTATAATTGTCATCAAAGATGAGCCAGATGATGAAAGTAGTTAT gtACATCCCAAACAAAGAGCCAGCCTCCCCGACAGCACAGATGACCAACCCCAAATAAATTCCCAAGGTGAAGATGTCCAGACTTGTATACATAGCACAGACAACAAACCCTATTGCCCTTCACACACTCCAAGTGAGCCACTGGGCCAGAGTAAGACTGGACCTCCAACTCATATCAGTTCAGTGGGGGAACAGCAGCAGGTAGAGCAAAATAAAACCCAACTGGAAGACTCTAATGAGGCCTCGTGTGCTGTGTGTCAGACTACAGGACAGCTGTTGTGCTGCCAAAAATGTCATAAAGCTTTTCATCTGACGTGCCACATTCCAGCTCTCCTCAAATCTCCAAG CAGGGAATGGTTTTGCACTTTCTGTTGTGACCTGTTATTGCCTGAGATGGAGTATGTCTGCAAACCTGAAGCCAAAACGATAAAGAAGGAGACGGATTTTGAAGGAGCATTTTCCCCTGTGGACAAACGA AAGTGTGAGAGGCTGTTGCTGTACTTGTTTTGCAGTGAGCTCAACTCAGTCTTTCAAAAGTCTGCATCTCTCTTG GTACATGCTGATGACAGTCTGACTATAAAGGGACCAGTGAGTTTTTCCACAGTGAAAAACCGTCTAGAGGCTGAGCAGAGTATGTGCTATCAAAGCCCCGCAGAGTTTGTATTCGACATCAGGCTCATCTTTGGAAATTGTGTGGCCTGCAGGGAG TGCCAGAGTAACACTGAACTTGCCGTGACATGTAGGAGATTTAAAGAACTCTTTGAAGATTATCTGATTCTCATCTACCCTGATCAGACCTTTCCAGAAATCAAACCAGAGATGATTCAGACTGCTTCACCCGATTGTCAAGATTCTCAACTCCAGTCTCTTGACAATATATTCCCACTTGCAAAACGCCAACGCACATTTTCAGATTCCCAGGATGCACCAAGCTGTCACAGTGGAGAAGAGGGTATTGGATTAAAGCTCCAATTTTCCTAA